The genomic interval TCATCTCTTCAGCAATTTGAGCATTTGGATAATAAATAGTTCTTGCGCCTTCTAGTTTTCCGTTTTTATAATTCTCAACCGTCATTAAAACTTTAGAAGCTTTATGATAATATTTCCATTCTCCTTCGCGAGCTTTTCCAACTTCTTTTCCTTCGCTTACTTTATTTTTATTCTGATCGTAGAAAATAGTATACGAACTTCCATCATTAGCACTAAAATCTCTTGTTGCAATTACATCTCCTTTTTTAGTATCATCAAAAAACTTAAAAACACCCGTTTCTTTTCCGTGATCAAAAGTTCCTTCGTAACGAGGTCGTTTAGATTCGGCATAAGTTCCTTTCCAAAGTCCATCTTTTTTTCCAGCTGCATCAACTTTATTTACATCTGTTTGAGCATTTAAAAAGAATGAAGAAAGAAACAGAAATGCAAATATGATTTTTCTTGAGATCATAGATATAGTTTTATTTTAAGCTTAACGAAAATCTAAATTATAAATTATATTGGTATAAAAAAATCCCGATTAAATCGAGATTTTTTTATTGAGAATTATTTTTTCTTATTCTGAGCTTTTGCTGCTTCTTGTTGTTCCATTACTTCGTTAAGACGCTGTTGAAACTTACTTGGTTTCTTAGGCTCTCTCAGTTTATTTTCCTGAATTTGAGCGTGAATTTTATCACTGTCAACAATATAATTCTTGATAACAAACATAATTCCGATTGTAATTAAGTTTGAAATAAAGTTGTATAAAGATAACCCTGAACCATAATTATTGAAGAAAATCAACATCATTAATGGCGAAACATAAATCATGATTTTCATCATCTTTGCCATATCTGGCATACCTTCTTGTTGAGGCGCCGCCATTTGCTGATCTCCTGAAGTCATTTTCATGTAGAAGAAAATTGCAATTGCTGCCAAAATCGGGAACAAACTGATATGATCTCCATACATCGGAATAGTAAATGGTAACTTTACAACTGAGTCAAAAGATGATAAATCGTCTGCCCAAAGGAAGCTTTTTTGTCTTAATTCAAAAGCAGCAGGGAAAAACTGGAACGATGCATACATAAACGGCAACTGAATCAATGCTGGAATACATCCTGCCATTGGGTTTACGCCCGCCTTGTTGTACAATTTCATTGTTTCCTGTTGTTTCTTCATTGGGTCTTTTTTGAATTTTTCTCCCAACTCTGCAATATCAGGTCTTAAAACTTTCATTTTAGCCTGAGACAAGAATGACTTATATGTAATTGGCGACATAGCCAATTTGATGATAATCGTGAAAATGATAATTGCAATTCCTAAAGCCAATCCAATTGTTGAACTTAAGAATCCAAATAACGGAATGAAAATCCATTTGTTGATCCATCCGAAAATTCCCCATCCTAATGGAATAATTTTTTCGAAGTTTTTATCGTAAGCTTTTAAAGTCTTATAATCCGCAGGACCCATATACAAATTCATTTTGTAATCGATCTCACCATTTGTAAATGCTAAAGGTAAATTTGCTCTAAACTGTTTTGTAAAAACAGTATCGATTTTTTCATCCTTAACTAAATCATCAGATTGTAATTTTGAAGTTTCAAAAGGTTTTTCTGTAGATAAAATAGTAGTAAAGAAATGCTGTTTGAAAGCTACATAACTTACTTTTTCAGGAGTTTCTTCTTTACCTTGTCCGTGCGAACTTACGTTATTATATTTTGATTCGTTGTACTTGTAATCAATTTGAGCATAACGGTTTTCGTAAGCAATACTTTTTTCGTTTCTGTATGTTTTTAAATCCCATTGCAAATCAATTGGTTTAGCAGAATTTAAAACTCTGTTCAAACCTTGAGAACGAATATCAAAACCAACTAAATAATCGTTTGGTTTTAAAATATACTTGTATTCTAAAAATTCATTAGCTCCTGCTTTCAAACGCATAGATAAAACTTGGTCTGCACCGATTTTTTCTAATGTTGGTTCGAAATACAGATCTTTAGAATTTAATGTTCTATTATCTGAAGTAAGAAGTTGTAGATTTAAACTTGAATTGTTGTTTTTGATTAACTCAACTAATTGTCCAGAACCTTTTTTAAATCTTTCGAATTCTTTTAAAGTAGCTTCAACAATATAACCACCTTTATTAGCGATTTTAAGTTTAATCTTTTCGTTTTCGATTGTTGTAAAAGCTTTTTTTGCAGAAGGAAGTGTTGCAGAATAAGCAAATCCTCCTAAAGTTTTTTGCAATTTTGCCAATTGAAGTGTATCTCCAGGAGTTACAGCCGCAGCTGGTAATGATGCCGTTTTAGCTTTATCTGCTTTTGCTTGTGCTTCTTGTTTAGCAACTAATTCTTTCTTGGCTTTTTCAGCAGCAATTTCTTTTTCAGAAGGCTGATTTTGGTACATAATCCAAATCAAAATTCCAAATATCAATACAAAACCAATGATTGAATTAAAGTCTAATTTTTTTTCTTCCATTATTATTTAAAAAAGTTATTCATTG from Flavobacterium sp. YJ01 carries:
- the yidC gene encoding membrane protein insertase YidC — translated: MEEKKLDFNSIIGFVLIFGILIWIMYQNQPSEKEIAAEKAKKELVAKQEAQAKADKAKTASLPAAAVTPGDTLQLAKLQKTLGGFAYSATLPSAKKAFTTIENEKIKLKIANKGGYIVEATLKEFERFKKGSGQLVELIKNNNSSLNLQLLTSDNRTLNSKDLYFEPTLEKIGADQVLSMRLKAGANEFLEYKYILKPNDYLVGFDIRSQGLNRVLNSAKPIDLQWDLKTYRNEKSIAYENRYAQIDYKYNESKYNNVSSHGQGKEETPEKVSYVAFKQHFFTTILSTEKPFETSKLQSDDLVKDEKIDTVFTKQFRANLPLAFTNGEIDYKMNLYMGPADYKTLKAYDKNFEKIIPLGWGIFGWINKWIFIPLFGFLSSTIGLALGIAIIIFTIIIKLAMSPITYKSFLSQAKMKVLRPDIAELGEKFKKDPMKKQQETMKLYNKAGVNPMAGCIPALIQLPFMYASFQFFPAAFELRQKSFLWADDLSSFDSVVKLPFTIPMYGDHISLFPILAAIAIFFYMKMTSGDQQMAAPQQEGMPDMAKMMKIMIYVSPLMMLIFFNNYGSGLSLYNFISNLITIGIMFVIKNYIVDSDKIHAQIQENKLREPKKPSKFQQRLNEVMEQQEAAKAQNKKK